A window from Deinococcus misasensis DSM 22328 encodes these proteins:
- a CDS encoding CPBP family glutamic-type intramembrane protease, which yields MFQPIREWWQFLLHPHLEKAPVSHPNQHFFTLLVFQCVLSVLSLLAVSFAIPNFEKLANDNNVQKMMQESGPIWILLGAALVEELIFRLPLGMYRSRFLIPSGLLIIMLAWPNNTNLWMQISIAFGMGIMVLGILGLHYDYKDLLRNTWARGFPGVFYLFAGVFALVHLSNYGSTLANINLFQMLLLVVPQFLAGLTFGYARMRMGFLNAVALHAAYNGVLLILGLLFNSQ from the coding sequence ATGTTTCAGCCCATACGCGAATGGTGGCAGTTTTTACTGCACCCCCACCTCGAGAAAGCCCCTGTTTCACATCCCAACCAACACTTTTTCACTTTGCTGGTTTTTCAATGTGTGCTGTCGGTCCTGAGTTTGCTGGCGGTCAGCTTTGCCATCCCCAACTTCGAGAAACTGGCCAACGACAACAACGTTCAAAAAATGATGCAAGAATCTGGACCCATCTGGATCTTGCTGGGCGCAGCACTGGTTGAAGAGCTGATTTTCAGGTTGCCCCTTGGCATGTACCGTTCCAGATTCCTGATCCCAAGCGGGCTTTTGATCATCATGCTCGCATGGCCCAACAACACCAACCTCTGGATGCAAATTTCCATTGCTTTTGGCATGGGCATCATGGTGCTCGGGATTCTGGGACTGCATTACGATTACAAAGACCTGCTCAGAAACACCTGGGCCAGAGGCTTTCCGGGGGTTTTTTACCTGTTTGCAGGGGTGTTTGCTCTGGTGCACCTGAGCAACTATGGCAGCACCCTTGCCAACATCAACCTGTTTCAGATGTTGCTTCTGGTGGTACCACAATTTCTGGCAGGCCTGACTTTTGGTTATGCACGCATGCGGATGGGCTTCCTGAACGCTGTAGCCCTCCACGCGGCTTACAACGGGGTTCTTTTGATTCTGGGTTTGCTGTTCAATTCGCAATGA